One window from the genome of Trichoplusia ni isolate ovarian cell line Hi5 chromosome 13, tn1, whole genome shotgun sequence encodes:
- the LOC113500230 gene encoding uncharacterized protein LOC113500230: MPLPVSVAMSSTLIANALLAFIQHAIDTMDEVSILQICKTNFKEEEISSGKRLLYMSLDKIDQMPSRRRDGTEKSVQDIITLLKVTDPNDVPTFVAKDLHKLPPVTFDHVDVTRLLKDIIFLKTSLSEVQSKQEVSEKTIQELRAEVVLLRNTMSVSRSPDEASKVNTRRGSQNLSVCSFAAADFDATAVVGECNAPIAKEVSASTPRRVYADAAAPKPSCVTLPRAPAPAPARFPAGAAPAPCGVPLPAAPSVLLLRRDEDGFEVVQRKKRRPKPTNNRCGKAPTKPEQLVRAAQPNTPVYISRLHYSVKRESIVEYVRQKLKYTLRVQELESNRNVNFKAFVVRVPNCFLHLVLNEDFWPQNVVFRRFRGQVPPESTKT, translated from the coding sequence ATGCCGCTGCCCGTCTCTGTCGCTATGAGTTCAACACTCATAGCCAACGCATTGTTGGCGTTTATACAACACGCCATCGACACCATGGATGAAGTTAGCATCTTGCAAATATGCAAGACTAACTTCAAGGAAGAAGAAATAAGCAGTGGGAAGAGACTGCTGTACATGAGCCTGGACAAGATCGACCAGATGCCGTCTAGACGGAGGGACGGTACGGAGAAGAGCGTCCAAGACATAATCACCTTGCTGAAGGTGACCGATCCGAACGACGTTCCGACTTTCGTGGCGAAGGATCTGCATAAGCTGCCCCCCGTCACGTTCGACCACGTCGACGTCACGAGGCTCCTAAAAGACATCATCTTCCTGAAGACGAGCCTGTCAGAAGTGCAGTCCAAACAAGAGGTCTCGGAAAAGACCATTCAGGAGCTGCGCGCGGAAGTAGTGTTATTGCGTAACACTATGTCTGTAAGTAGGTCACCTGACGAGGCCTCTAAGGTGAACACACGTCGCGGCTCGCAAAACCTTTCCGTCTGCAGTTTTGCAGCGGCTGATTTCGATGCGACTGCAGTTGTAGGAGAGTGCAATGCCCCGATTGCGAAAGAAGTATCCGCGTCGACGCCTCGGCGCGTTTATGCTGACGCCGCTGCTCCAAAACCGAGCTGCGTGACCTTaccccgcgcgcccgcgccggcgcccgcgcgtTTTCCTGCAGGAGCCGCGCCTGCTCCGTGCGGGGTCCCGCTGCCCGCCGCACCGAGTGTGCTGCTGCTGAGACGGGATGAAGACGGTTTTGAGGTGGTGCAGAGGAAGAAGCGTCGTCCCAAACCTACAAATAACCGCTGCGGCAAGGCTCCAACAAAGCCCGAACAACTAGTGCGTGCCGCGCAGCCGAACACGCCGGTATACATCTCCCGCCTACATTACTCTGTGAAGCGAGAGAGTATCGTCGAGTATGTGCGCCAGAAGTTGAAATACACGCTGAGGGTGCAGGAGCTGGAGTCGAACCGCAACGTCAACTTCAAGGCGTTTGTGGTGCGAGTACCGAATTGCTTCCTGCATCTCGTCTTAAATGAAGACTTCTGGCCTCAGAACGTGGTGTTCCGTCGCTTCCGCGGACAAGTTCCACCAGAAAGCACGAAGACGTAG
- the LOC113500229 gene encoding uncharacterized protein LOC113500229, whose amino-acid sequence MLTRRRAARLPSPGSSPSSASQLPPGRGPAPAVAVASSSSDEYYSPPTSPTPVRRPGRRRPPSSLAPSGQPASNRAPAPGGVVQRMKWTRPMNENVMRAYYGATEGGTNLTAYRARMLSLFRTLEPDVDVSAQRLSDQVRVIQRNHRLDDATLDRLRSEVQTSPVVVTPSIAEAPAASALPANPADGGDDDGAITVSTQCSDHIRSTLEQAVLEYRSTPRDQRPQLPRLPMHNRNKALMGVLDSLLSSYFENSEDLGDTHSLLYCAAVAACRVAGVTFRDNTAARPKQAAPAWQCRIEKRVAEARTLIAKLVAFRGGNTRPRVMRFVKRAFAGTNISPSEYTARVTERIDFFKQKVKRTGTNLS is encoded by the exons ATGTTGACACGAAGAAGAGCAGCACGCCTTCCATCCCCGGGCTCGTCGCCGAGCTCCGCCTCGCAGCTGCCGCCGGGCCGAGGTCCAGCGCCGGCAGTTGCAGTCGCGTCGAGCTCCAGCGACGAGTACTACTCCCCGCCGACGTCTCCAACACCTGTACGTCGGCCGGGGAGGCGCCGGCCGCCGAGCAGCTTGGCGCCCTCAGGCCAACCGGCCTCGAACAGGGCTCCCGCTCCCGGTGGTGTAGTGCAGCGCATGAAGTGGACTCGACCCATGAACGAGAATGTCATGCGCGCCTACTATGGGGCGACAGAGGGAGGAACTAACCTCACTGCGTACCGTGCCAGAATGCTCTCTCTGTTTCGGACCCTTGAACCGGACGTCGACGTATCGGCACAACGTTTgtcggatcaagtgcgagttatcCAACGTAATCACAGGTTGGATGACGCGACGCTTGATCGATTGCGCTCTGAAGTGCAGACTAGCCCTGTCGTCGTTACCCCGTCAATAGCGGAAGCGCCAGCTGCAAGCGCGCTGCCTGCCAACCCTGCTGACGGGGGAGATGATGACGGTGCTATAACTGTAAGTACCCAGTGCAGTGATCATATAAGGAGTACATTGGAACAGGCGGTTCTGGAGTATCGGTCAACACCCCGGGACCAGAGACCACAACTACCTCGCTTGCCCATGCACAACCGAAACAAGGCGCTAATGGGCGTCCTGGATTCGCTGCTATCCAGTTATTTTGAGAACAGCGAAGACCTCGGTGACACGCACTCGCTTCTGTACTGTGCGGCTGTTGCGGCGTGTCGTGTAGCTGGTGTTACCTTTCGAGATAACACAGCTGCACGGCCTAAGCAAGCGGCACCAGCCTGGCAGTGCAGGATTGAGAAGCGTGTTGCTGAGGCCAGGACACTCATAGCCAAACTTGTTGCGTTTCGGGGCGGAAACACTCGCCCTAGGGTCATGCGTTTTGTAAAGCGGGCGTTTGCTGGGACTAATATTAGCCCCAGCGAATACACCGCCCGAGTTACAGAAcgcattgacttttttaagcaaaag gtaaagagaactggcacaaacctgtCGTAA